The following are encoded together in the Vigna angularis cultivar LongXiaoDou No.4 chromosome 9, ASM1680809v1, whole genome shotgun sequence genome:
- the LOC108346373 gene encoding pentatricopeptide repeat-containing protein At1g12300, mitochondrial, translating into MWLSKNFRFSVLSSIAKFPPFLPIHNSLFCSHSQTSLNDEAVSQFNRLLHKRHVPPIFEFGKILGFLVRMKRYPTAISLIKEMELKGILCDHANLNLLINCFCHLDKLAFAFSVFAKILKRGYHPDAITLNTLMRGLCDKGEVKEAFNLHDKVIALGFRFNHITYAILINGLSKIGETEAAIKLLRSIQGRSAVMYTIIIDSLLKKKQPKEAYDLYSEMVIKGISPNVVTYSTLIYGFCLVGQVEVAFGFLNEMLSNSIRPNVYTYNILIDALCKEKKLGEAKNVLGVMVKAHVKPDVVSFSALMDGYYIVNKVKNAKQVFSAMTHMGVSPDVRTYNIMINRLIRNERVDEAINLFQEMHNRNIVPNIVTYNTLIDGLCKTGRISHAWNLFREMRGRNQQADVITYSSMINVLCKNHHLDKAIELLRKMRENGVQPNIYTATILINGMCRGGRLKNAQEIFQDILNKGHNPDIWTYNVMISGLCKEGLLDEALTLWSKMEDSGCLSNVITFEIIIPALFKNNETEKAEEFLHEMISRDLLK; encoded by the coding sequence ATGTGGCTCTCAAAAAATTTTAGGTTTTCAGTTCTTTCTTCCATTGCCAAGTTTCCACCTTTTCTTCCAATCCACAATTCCCTCTTTTGCTCTCACTCTCAAACTTCGTTAAACGACGAAGCCGTCTCACAATTCAATCGCTTGCTTCATAAGCGCCATGTTCCTCCCATCTTCGAATTTGGAAAGATTTTGGGATTTCTTGTGAGGATGAAGCGGTACCCTACTGCTATTTCTCTCATTAAGGAAATGGAGCTCAAGGGAATTCTCTGTGACCATGCTAATCTCAACCTCCTCATCAATTGTTTCTGTCACTTAGACAAATTGGCTTTCGCTTTTTCTGTATTTGCCAAGATTCTCAAACGGGGTTATCATCCAGATGCCATAACCTTAAATACACTCATGAGAGGTCTCTGTGATAAGGGTGAGGTCAAGGAAGCCTTCAACCTTCACGACAAAGTGATAGCACTAGGATTTCGATTCAATCACATTACTTACGCTATTCTGATCAATGGATTGAGCAAAATAGGAGAAACTGAAGCCGCGATCAAATTGCTCAGAAGTATTCAAGGTCGATCAGCGGTAATGTACACCATAATTATTGACTCCctattaaaaaagaaacaaccAAAAGAAGCTTATGATTTGTATTCTGAGATGGTTATCAAGGGAATTTCTCCTAATGTTGTTACTTATAGTACTCTAATTTATGGCTTTTGCTTAGTGGGACAGGTAGAAGTAGCATTTGGTTTTCTAAATGAAATGCTATCAAATAGTATCAGGCCAAATGTTTATACCTATAATATATTGATTGATGCATTGTGTAAGGAAAAAAAGCTAGGAGAAGCCAAGAATGTGTTAGGTGTGATGGTGAAAGCTCATGTGAAACCTGATGTTGTTAGCTTTAGTGCTCTAATGGATGGGTACTACATAGTTAATAAAGTGAAGAATGCGAAACAAGTATTCAGTGCAATGACTCACATGGGAGTGAGTCCTGATGTTAGGACTTACAATATCATGATAAATAGACTTATAAGGAACGAAAGGGTGGATGAGGCCATAAATCTCTTTCAGGAAATGCACAACAGGAATATAGTTCCAAATATTGTGACTTACAATACTCTTATTGATGGTTTGTGCAAAACTGGAAGAATCTCTCATGCTTGGAATCTTTTTCGTGAGATGCGTGGTAGAAATCAACAAGCAGACGTAATCACTTATAGTTCCATGATTAATGTTTTATGTAAAAATCATCATCTAGACAAGGCAATTGAATTATTgaggaaaatgagagaaaatggAGTTCAACCCAATATATACACTGCAACAATACTTATTAATGGGATGTGTAGAGGGGGGAGACTTAAGAATGCACAAGAGATTTTTCAAGATATATTGAATAAAGGTCACAATCCCGACATATGGACTTATAATGTTATGATCAGTGGTCTTTGTAAGGAGGGTTTGCTTGATGAGGCATTGACCTTGTGGTCCAAAATGGAAGACAGTGGTTGTTTATCTAATGTTATAACTTTTGAAATAATCATCCCGGCTCTCTTTAAGAACAACGAGACTGAAAAGGCAGAGGAATTTTTGCACGAAATGATCTCTAGAGACTTGTTGAAATGA